GATCCGCACCAATTGTCAAGCATAAATACGGGAAGTGTCCCCACATTACCCCCACATTACCCTGAATAATATCGGTTCAGCCCGTCCGCAAAGCGTCCACGATCTGCAGGCGGGCGGCCCGGAGGGCCGGCAGGACGCCGCCCACGAAGCCCATGATCAGGGCGAAGAGCAGTGATGAGGTAACGATTTCCGGCGTCAGGGTGAAGCTGAAGGCCAGTTCGGAGAAGGTCTGGAAATTCATGGTGGAAACGGTGATCAACTGCAGAAAGGACGCCAGGAAGAGGCCCACGACCCCGCCGAGGAGTCCGAGGAGGAGGGATTCCATCAGGAAGGCCAGGAGGATGCTGCGCTGTTGAAATCCCAGGGCCCGCAGGGTGCCGATCTCAGCGGTCCGGTTGGCCACGGCGGCGTACATGGTGATCATGGCGCCGATCATGGCCCCCAGGGAAAAGACCAGAGTCAGGGTGAGGCCGACGATCCGCAGGAACTTGGCCATCATCTCCGACTGTTCGGCATAGTATTTCGTTTCCCGCTTGACCTCGACGGTCAGGCGGGGGTCCCGTTCCAGCCGCGTCTTGATCGACTCGAAGTCCCCCGGATTGCGGAGGCGGAAGAGGACGGAGGAATAGGAAGGGCGCCGGAAGGCGGCCATGAGCTGATCCGCATCTCCCCAGATTTCCGAGCTGTATCCCCGGTTTCCCGCATCGAAGACCCCGACGATCCGCCAGTTCCGCATCCCGCAGCACAGGGTTTCATTGAGACCGCCCCCCTGGAAGCGCTTGGCGATGCCGGAGCCGGCCATCATTTCCAGGGATCCCGGCCGCGGCAGACGGCCGGCCGCGAGCTTCACCTGGGGGCGGAGCGCCAGGGAGGAGGGGCCGATGCCGCGGAGGACGACATTGCCCGGATCGCCGCTGACCCGCTTGGGGAGCGTGACCAGAACGACGAGTTCCTTGGCGAAGAGGGGGAGGCCTTCGGGACCGAGGGCGATGTGCTTTTCCGTTTCGAGAATGGCCGCCTGGTCGCGGGGCACGCCGCTCTGGACCTCCGAAACCGCTCCTTTCCGGATGGCCACGACATTGTCGAACACCCCTGTTTCCACCAGCGTTGTCTGCAGTCCCTCCGCAAGCATCAGGATAGCGGCAAAGACGAAGACCACCAGCGCCATGCCGGCGATCGTCAGGGCGGTCGTCAGGCGTCGCGTCCAGAGATTCCGCAGGGTGTAACTGAAGGGGAGAGCCATCAGGCGATCCTCCGCAGCCCTTCCGCGATGCGGATTCCGATGGCCCGCTGGAGGGGGATCAGGGCGGCTACGATCCCCACCAGGAGAGCGGCGGCCAGGTCCAGATAGAGCGTATTGACCGAGATGTTGAAGATGGGGAAATAGGTCCCCAGTTTTTCCTTGATCAGCGCGGCGGCGGGATAGGTCAGGGCGATCCCCAGGGCGCAGCCAAGCAGGCAAATGACCAGGGATTCCCCCAGGATGAGGACGGCAAGGTGCCGGCTGCGGAACCCCAGGGTTTTGAGCACGGCGTATTCCCCGAAGCGCTCCCTCGTCGTCATGGCCATGGTGTTGGCCACGACGGCCAGGATGATGAAAATGACGACGAAAGACACGATCTGAATGGCCACCACAATGGCCCCCGTCATGGCGATGAACCCCAACTGGAAGGCCTTTTCCGTCTCCGTCAGGGTTTCCGCCATGGAATTCCTGAAGAGCCGGTCGATGGCCGTGGCCACTTCCTCGGCCACTTCCGGCCGATTCACCCCGACCATGTAGAAGCCCACCTGGTCGGCACGGGCCGGGGCCGTTTTTTTCAGGGATTCATTGAGATAGTCCCATTGAAAGACGAACTGCGTCTCGTCGACGTTTTGATCCCGTCCCCGGTAGATGCCCCGCAGCACAAAATCCCAGTTGCCCGGAAAAATCGTCCCCTTCAGCGTTACCGTGTCTCCCAGGCGCCAGCCGTATTTTCCCGCGAGCTTGCGCCCGGCGACAAATCCCTTGCGGTCCCGGAGGAAGGCGGCCTTTTCGGCGGGGGAGAGGGTATATTCGGGATAGAGGCTCAGGTAGGTTTCCGGCTCGACGGCAAAATTGGCAAAGAAGTTCTTCTCGTCGATGTAGATCCCGCCGAACCAGTTGCCCCAGGAGACCGTCTCGACGCCGCTGACCTGGCGGATTTTCTCCTTGTAGGAAAAGGGCAGGGGGAAGATGAGGGAGATGGCGTTGCGCGTGACGAGTCGGGTGGCCGAAGAGGCCGCGACCCCGGCGTACCAGGCGTCGACGAGGGTGCGGAGCAACCCGAAGGCCAGGATGGCGACGGCGACCCCGAGGATGGTGAGTCCGCTGCGCAGGCGGTTGCGGAAGGCGTTTCTAAAGAGAAGACGGAAGAGCATCATTCGTCAGGGTTCCCTTCTCCAGGTGCCGGATGATCCTGGCCCGTTCCGCTGCCCGGGGGTCGTGGGTCACCATGATGATGGTCTTGCCGGACTCCTCGTTGAGGCGTTCCATGAGGTTGAGGATCTCCTCCGCGGAATGCCGGTCCAGATCCCCGGTGGGTTCGTCGGCAACGAGGATCGCCGGATCGGTGATCACCGCCCGGGCGATGGCGACCCGCTGCTGTTCCCCCCCCGAAAGCTGGCGGGGGTAATGATCGCTGCGGTCGGCGAGGTTCACGACCCGCAGGGCCATCTCCACATGTTCCTGCCGCTCTCCCCGGGACAGGGAGGTCAGATGGAGGGGAAGCTCGATGTTCTCGTAGGCGGTCAACACGGGGATCAGGTTGTAGAACTGAAAGATGAAGCCCACATGGGTCGCCCGCCAGTGGGCCAGCTCCGCTTCCGCGAGAGACGTGATGTCCAGGCCGCCCACGAGGATCGTCCCCTGATCCACGGTGTCGATGCCGGCGATCAGATTGAGCAGGGTGCTCTTCCCCGACCCCGAGGGGCCCATGAGGGCCAGGAATTCCCCTGCGGCGATGTCGAAGGAGATGTCCTCCAGCACGGGGACGGGGCGATTCCCCCGCCAGTAGGACTTGCTGACGTCCCGGATGGACACCATGGGCCTGGCGGATCGGCTGTCTTCCTTTCCCATGGCGGTTCTCACTTTTCCTTGATCTGAATCCGCGAACCGTCCCGCAGGCGCTCCGAGGGCTTCAGGACGACCCGGTCGCCGGGCTTCAGGCCGTCGAGGACCTCGACAAGGTCGCCGAAGGATTCACCCTGCTTCACCGGGATTTCCGAGACGCGGTCCTCTTGAATCCGATAGGCCACGAGGCGGCCGTCCCGCTTGACCAGGGCGGAGGCGTTCACCGCCGTCCGCAGCCGCTGCTCGTCCTGCCGGGGCGGACGGGAGA
This portion of the Syntrophus gentianae genome encodes:
- a CDS encoding ABC transporter permease, producing MALPFSYTLRNLWTRRLTTALTIAGMALVVFVFAAILMLAEGLQTTLVETGVFDNVVAIRKGAVSEVQSGVPRDQAAILETEKHIALGPEGLPLFAKELVVLVTLPKRVSGDPGNVVLRGIGPSSLALRPQVKLAAGRLPRPGSLEMMAGSGIAKRFQGGGLNETLCCGMRNWRIVGVFDAGNRGYSSEIWGDADQLMAAFRRPSYSSVLFRLRNPGDFESIKTRLERDPRLTVEVKRETKYYAEQSEMMAKFLRIVGLTLTLVFSLGAMIGAMITMYAAVANRTAEIGTLRALGFQQRSILLAFLMESLLLGLLGGVVGLFLASFLQLITVSTMNFQTFSELAFSFTLTPEIVTSSLLFALIMGFVGGVLPALRAARLQIVDALRTG
- a CDS encoding ABC transporter permease, with the translated sequence MMLFRLLFRNAFRNRLRSGLTILGVAVAILAFGLLRTLVDAWYAGVAASSATRLVTRNAISLIFPLPFSYKEKIRQVSGVETVSWGNWFGGIYIDEKNFFANFAVEPETYLSLYPEYTLSPAEKAAFLRDRKGFVAGRKLAGKYGWRLGDTVTLKGTIFPGNWDFVLRGIYRGRDQNVDETQFVFQWDYLNESLKKTAPARADQVGFYMVGVNRPEVAEEVATAIDRLFRNSMAETLTETEKAFQLGFIAMTGAIVVAIQIVSFVVIFIILAVVANTMAMTTRERFGEYAVLKTLGFRSRHLAVLILGESLVICLLGCALGIALTYPAAALIKEKLGTYFPIFNISVNTLYLDLAAALLVGIVAALIPLQRAIGIRIAEGLRRIA
- a CDS encoding ABC transporter ATP-binding protein; this translates as MGKEDSRSARPMVSIRDVSKSYWRGNRPVPVLEDISFDIAAGEFLALMGPSGSGKSTLLNLIAGIDTVDQGTILVGGLDITSLAEAELAHWRATHVGFIFQFYNLIPVLTAYENIELPLHLTSLSRGERQEHVEMALRVVNLADRSDHYPRQLSGGEQQRVAIARAVITDPAILVADEPTGDLDRHSAEEILNLMERLNEESGKTIIMVTHDPRAAERARIIRHLEKGTLTNDALPSSL